A stretch of Bradyrhizobium sp. AZCC 2262 DNA encodes these proteins:
- a CDS encoding SGNH/GDSL hydrolase family protein, which yields MSRHYPFCLSTLPTVFFAASLALLMPASVSPLHAETAPQQTAQQAALSDHAKTENKTEKKPSAESAPPQAAQTVAVNPAAQKGITGKAIDKVKEVAKSAGDIFSRVPCLPPKGGSKSMGSLPHVASKLVAGQPVVIIAFGSSSTAGYGATSPDFNYPNRLAAQLRRQYPTADISVVNAGKGGEDAPEMMKRLQTAVIDMHPDMVIWQVGTNAVLRNLDPGETAKLVEEGITRIQAAGADVVLIDPQYSPRINEHAESAGKMMTLLNKTAELRKVGIFPRFAVMKDWHEKQSIPIENFVIADGLHMSDWGYACFAQLLGDDIIKSVGQIKLGVNVPADVRAYRPM from the coding sequence ATGAGCCGTCACTACCCTTTTTGTTTGTCGACATTGCCGACCGTCTTTTTTGCCGCGAGCCTGGCGCTGTTGATGCCTGCCTCGGTGTCGCCCTTGCACGCCGAGACGGCCCCGCAACAAACCGCCCAGCAGGCGGCGCTGTCCGACCACGCCAAGACCGAAAACAAGACTGAAAAGAAGCCCTCCGCTGAAAGCGCCCCGCCGCAGGCCGCGCAGACGGTTGCCGTCAATCCGGCCGCGCAGAAGGGTATCACCGGCAAGGCGATCGACAAGGTGAAGGAGGTCGCTAAATCCGCCGGCGACATCTTCAGCCGCGTTCCGTGCCTGCCGCCAAAGGGCGGCTCCAAATCGATGGGGTCGCTGCCGCATGTCGCCAGCAAGCTCGTCGCGGGTCAGCCGGTGGTGATCATCGCCTTCGGTTCGTCATCGACCGCCGGCTATGGCGCGACGTCGCCGGATTTCAACTATCCCAACCGGCTCGCGGCGCAATTGCGCCGGCAATATCCGACGGCCGACATCTCTGTCGTTAACGCCGGCAAGGGCGGCGAGGACGCGCCGGAGATGATGAAACGGCTGCAGACCGCCGTCATCGACATGCATCCGGACATGGTGATCTGGCAGGTCGGCACCAACGCCGTGCTGCGCAACCTCGATCCGGGCGAGACGGCAAAACTCGTCGAGGAAGGCATCACGCGCATTCAGGCAGCGGGCGCCGACGTCGTGCTGATCGATCCGCAATATTCGCCGCGGATCAACGAGCACGCCGAGAGCGCCGGCAAGATGATGACGCTGCTCAACAAGACCGCCGAGCTTCGCAAGGTCGGCATTTTCCCGCGCTTTGCGGTGATGAAAGACTGGCACGAGAAGCAGTCGATCCCGATCGAGAATTTCGTGATCGCCGACGGCCTGCACATGAGCGACTGGGGCTACGCCTGCTTCGCGCAACTGCTCGGCGACGACATCATCAAGTCGGTCGGCCAGATCAAGCTCGGCGTCAACGTGCCCGCCGACGTGCGGGCGTACCGGCCGATGTGA
- a CDS encoding helix-turn-helix transcriptional regulator has translation MTATTLLERKSISVSDFRCTAGPGDKPFAEQHRRYSISYVRKGSFGLHCRGKFSELVAGSVLIGHPGDEYTCTHEHVCGDECLSFFLDAELVEAIGDSQTPWQIGSVPPLPELVVLGELAQSAADGSSDIGLDEIGQVLASRFVEVVSGKPRKSGFDAARDRRRAVETALWIDANSHRPITLEDAADQAGISPFHFLRLFSDVLGVTPHQYLLRSRLRHAARRLADDDSPVTDIAYDVGFADLSNFVRTFGRAAGASPLKFRQASRGDRKIFQERLALH, from the coding sequence ATGACGGCGACCACGCTTCTCGAACGCAAATCCATTTCCGTTTCCGACTTTCGCTGCACCGCGGGGCCCGGCGACAAGCCGTTTGCGGAGCAGCATCGCCGTTATTCGATTTCCTATGTGCGCAAGGGCAGTTTCGGCCTGCATTGCCGCGGCAAGTTCAGCGAACTGGTGGCGGGATCTGTGCTGATCGGCCATCCCGGCGATGAATATACCTGCACCCACGAGCACGTCTGCGGCGACGAGTGCCTGTCGTTCTTCTTAGACGCAGAGCTGGTGGAAGCGATCGGCGACAGCCAGACGCCCTGGCAGATCGGCTCCGTACCGCCACTACCGGAACTCGTGGTGCTCGGGGAACTGGCGCAATCGGCAGCAGATGGCAGCAGCGACATCGGTCTCGACGAGATAGGTCAGGTGCTGGCGAGCCGCTTTGTCGAGGTGGTTTCCGGCAAGCCGCGCAAATCCGGCTTTGATGCTGCGCGCGACCGCCGCCGCGCGGTGGAGACCGCGCTGTGGATCGATGCAAACTCGCACCGGCCAATCACTCTGGAAGACGCCGCCGATCAGGCCGGGATCAGCCCATTCCATTTCCTGCGGCTGTTCTCGGATGTGCTCGGCGTGACGCCCCACCAATATCTGCTGCGCTCGCGGCTGCGCCATGCGGCGCGGCGGCTCGCCGACGACGACAGCCCGGTTACCGATATCGCCTATGACGTCGGCTTTGCGGACCTCTCGAATTTCGTGCGCACGTTTGGCCGCGCCGCCGGCGCTTCGCCGCTAAAATTCCGTCAGGCCTCGCGGGGTGACCGCAAGATTTTCCAAGAACGGCTGGCCCTCCACTAG
- a CDS encoding MATE family efflux transporter, with the protein MSDLGVAEIPVDEKERPLPPPEAPLKNALVDGPILRTLLWLAWPNVIALTAGTCVVIAETSYIGRLGVESLAAMALVFPTVILTMTMSGGAMGGGVASAIARALGAGDIDRASMLAAHALLIGLCFGLTFMLGMLIFGPALLELLGGRGNVLTQAVAYTQIFFGGAVVPWLMNTMSGILRGTGNMKLPSLMMLSSAICQIILGGTLGLGLGPIPQFGMRGVAAGSLTAYLISISVMSWYLFSGRARVVPKIRGLRIRMPMFIDILKVGAIACFSPLQSVLTISIFTHMLASFGTEILAGYGIGARLEFMLTSIAFAVGIASVPMVGMAIGAERIARARRICWIAGLVAFVSVGAVASFIAIFPDIWVNLFTDDASVRAASRQYLSTAAPMYAFLGLSTTCYFSSQGAAKVIGPVLAQTARLLFIGTGGWWLSTHGATAQNSFTLAASSMVLLGVLSCVSVMLTRWGPKLRPIAAVRPALL; encoded by the coding sequence ATGTCCGACCTCGGCGTTGCCGAAATTCCCGTAGACGAGAAGGAGCGCCCGCTTCCACCGCCGGAAGCGCCGTTGAAGAACGCATTGGTCGACGGCCCGATCCTGCGCACGCTCTTGTGGTTGGCCTGGCCCAACGTGATCGCGCTGACCGCAGGCACCTGCGTCGTGATCGCGGAGACCTCCTATATCGGCCGGCTGGGCGTGGAATCGCTGGCCGCGATGGCGCTGGTGTTTCCAACCGTGATCCTGACCATGACCATGTCAGGCGGCGCGATGGGTGGTGGCGTGGCGTCGGCGATCGCGCGCGCGCTCGGTGCCGGCGACATTGACCGCGCCTCGATGCTGGCGGCGCATGCGCTCCTGATCGGCCTATGCTTTGGCCTGACCTTCATGCTGGGCATGCTGATCTTCGGCCCCGCTTTGCTCGAACTGCTCGGCGGGCGCGGCAATGTGCTGACGCAGGCGGTGGCCTATACGCAGATTTTCTTCGGCGGCGCGGTGGTGCCGTGGCTGATGAACACGATGTCCGGCATTTTGCGCGGTACCGGCAACATGAAGCTGCCGTCGCTCATGATGCTCTCGTCGGCGATTTGCCAGATCATTCTCGGCGGCACGCTGGGCCTGGGCCTCGGCCCGATTCCGCAATTCGGCATGCGTGGTGTCGCCGCCGGTTCGTTGACCGCCTACCTGATCAGCATCTCCGTGATGTCCTGGTATCTGTTCTCCGGACGCGCGCGCGTCGTTCCCAAGATCCGCGGCCTTCGCATTCGCATGCCGATGTTCATCGACATCCTGAAGGTCGGCGCCATCGCCTGTTTCTCGCCGCTGCAATCGGTTTTGACCATCAGCATCTTCACCCACATGCTGGCGAGTTTCGGCACCGAAATTCTCGCCGGCTACGGCATCGGCGCGCGGCTCGAATTCATGCTGACCTCGATCGCCTTCGCGGTCGGCATCGCCTCGGTGCCGATGGTCGGCATGGCCATCGGTGCGGAGCGCATCGCGCGCGCCCGCAGGATCTGCTGGATCGCGGGGCTTGTCGCATTCGTCTCGGTCGGGGCCGTCGCGAGCTTCATCGCGATATTCCCCGACATCTGGGTGAATCTTTTCACCGACGATGCGAGCGTGCGCGCCGCCAGCCGGCAATATCTGTCTACGGCGGCGCCGATGTATGCTTTCCTCGGCCTTTCCACGACGTGCTATTTTTCATCGCAAGGCGCGGCCAAGGTGATCGGCCCGGTGCTGGCGCAGACTGCGCGGCTGTTGTTCATCGGCACCGGTGGCTGGTGGCTGTCGACGCACGGCGCCACCGCGCAAAACTCCTTCACGCTGGCGGCGTCGTCGATGGTGCTGCTCGGCGTGCTGTCATGCGTCAGCGTGATGTTGACCCGATGGGGGCCGAAGTTACGGCCGATCGCGGCGGTGCGGCCGGCGCTGTTGTGA
- a CDS encoding VOC family protein, translated as MYDHIGLRVGNLDASVRFYTAALAPLGFVLCSRDDSGAGFGPKGAPALWLHLHKGSAGSAAHVAFRATDHAAIKQFHAEGLKAGGRDNGGAGPRADYSPTYFAAFLIDPDGNNVEAVCT; from the coding sequence ATGTACGACCACATCGGATTACGCGTCGGCAATCTCGACGCCAGCGTGCGCTTCTATACGGCAGCGCTCGCGCCGCTCGGCTTCGTGCTGTGCTCGCGCGACGATTCCGGCGCAGGCTTCGGCCCCAAGGGCGCACCAGCGCTCTGGCTGCATCTGCACAAGGGATCGGCGGGATCAGCCGCGCATGTCGCGTTCCGCGCCACGGATCATGCGGCGATCAAGCAATTCCATGCCGAGGGCCTGAAAGCCGGGGGCCGAGACAATGGCGGCGCCGGGCCGCGGGCGGACTACAGCCCGACCTACTTTGCGGCGTTCCTGATCGATCCCGACGGCAACAATGTCGAGGCGGTTTGCACGTAG
- a CDS encoding O-succinylhomoserine sulfhydrylase: MSETTSTKRYRPETRLVHGGTLRSQFGETSEALFLTQGYVYDSAEQCEARFKGQDPGFIYSRYSNPTIEMFERRMIELEGAEAARSTATGMAAVTTAILAPLRAGDHVVASKALFGSCLYVVQDLLPRYGIETTLVDGLDLDQWRRALRPNTKSFFLESPTNPTLDVLDIPAIAEIAHSGGARLIVDNVFATPIWQSPLSLGADVVVYSATKHIDGQGRCLGGIILSSEAFITEHIHNFMRQTGPSLSPFNAWALLKGLETLGVRVRAQTETAGKVADALASHPKISRLIYPGRADHPQAELVKKQMRAGSTLIGFEVKGGKQAAFRCLNALRIARISNNLGDAKSLVTHPATTTHQRLTPEARAELGISEGFIRFSAGLEHVDDLIEDFAAALEKA; this comes from the coding sequence ATGTCTGAGACTACTTCTACCAAGCGTTATCGTCCCGAAACCCGGCTTGTCCATGGCGGCACGCTGCGCTCGCAATTCGGCGAGACGTCGGAGGCGCTGTTCCTCACCCAAGGCTATGTCTACGACAGCGCGGAGCAGTGCGAGGCCCGGTTCAAGGGCCAGGATCCCGGCTTTATCTACTCGCGCTATTCCAATCCGACGATTGAGATGTTCGAGCGCCGCATGATCGAGCTCGAAGGCGCGGAAGCCGCGCGCTCGACCGCGACCGGCATGGCCGCGGTGACGACCGCTATCCTCGCACCGCTCCGGGCCGGCGACCACGTGGTCGCTTCGAAAGCCCTGTTCGGCTCGTGCCTTTACGTGGTGCAGGATCTGTTGCCGCGCTACGGCATCGAGACAACGCTGGTCGACGGTCTTGATCTCGACCAGTGGCGGCGCGCGTTGCGGCCGAACACCAAGTCCTTCTTCCTGGAGAGCCCGACCAATCCGACGCTCGACGTGCTCGACATCCCGGCGATTGCCGAGATCGCGCACAGTGGCGGCGCACGGCTGATCGTCGATAACGTCTTCGCCACGCCGATCTGGCAGAGCCCGCTTTCGCTTGGCGCCGACGTCGTGGTCTACTCCGCGACCAAGCATATCGACGGCCAGGGCCGCTGCCTGGGCGGCATCATCCTGTCGTCGGAAGCTTTCATCACCGAGCACATCCACAACTTCATGCGCCAGACCGGGCCGTCGCTCTCGCCGTTCAATGCCTGGGCCCTGCTCAAGGGCCTGGAGACGCTTGGCGTGCGCGTGCGCGCGCAGACCGAAACGGCGGGCAAGGTCGCCGACGCGCTCGCGTCGCACCCGAAGATTTCGCGGCTGATCTATCCCGGCCGCGCCGATCACCCGCAGGCCGAGCTGGTGAAGAAGCAGATGCGCGCGGGCTCGACGCTGATCGGCTTCGAGGTCAAGGGCGGCAAGCAGGCCGCGTTCCGCTGCCTCAACGCGCTGCGGATCGCGCGCATCTCCAACAATCTCGGCGACGCCAAGAGCCTCGTCACCCATCCCGCGACCACGACGCATCAAAGGCTGACGCCGGAGGCGCGCGCCGAGCTCGGCATCAGCGAAGGCTTTATCCGCTTCTCCGCCGGGCTCGAGCATGTGGATGATCTGATCGAGGATTTTGCGGCGGCGCTGGAGAAGGCGTGA
- a CDS encoding SRPBCC family protein: MASIHKEIIIDASPDHVWDALRDFGALHTRLVPGFVTDTRLDGDARIVTFGNGTVAREILVDCDDKKRRLVYAIVSERIKQHSASAQVFAENDGRTRFAWIADVLPNEIAPYMDAQMDLGLLAMQKALGRSAA, encoded by the coding sequence ATGGCCTCCATTCACAAGGAAATTATCATCGACGCGTCCCCCGATCACGTCTGGGACGCCCTGCGCGATTTCGGCGCGCTGCATACGCGGCTGGTGCCCGGCTTCGTGACCGACACCAGGCTCGACGGCGACGCGCGCATCGTCACATTCGGCAACGGCACGGTGGCGCGCGAAATCCTGGTCGATTGCGACGACAAGAAGCGGCGGCTGGTCTATGCCATCGTCAGCGAACGTATCAAGCAGCACAGCGCTTCCGCTCAGGTCTTCGCCGAAAACGACGGGCGCACCCGCTTCGCGTGGATCGCCGACGTGCTGCCGAACGAAATCGCGCCCTACATGGACGCACAGATGGATCTCGGCCTGCTCGCCATGCAGAAGGCCTTGGGACGCAGCGCGGCATGA
- a CDS encoding PQQ-dependent sugar dehydrogenase: MRKNILLAICVAALALPLAACNDPKETSTNTATVAQSYGPSPNLPPPEHSWIPTVDIASVSRWPDGAKPIAANGMTVSAFATGLAHPRTVYVLPNGDVLVAESNAPPKPDDGKGIKGFVYRQAQKWAGAGVPSANRITLLRDADGDGVAETRSVFLSNLNSPFGMVLVGEDFYVADTDAIMKFPYHEGDTKISVPGVKLADLPAGTLNHHWTKDLTASPDGTKLYATVGSNSNVGENGVEAEKDRAAVLEVDRASGQWRVFASGLRNPNGPSWNPKTGELWVVVNERDELGNDLVPDYMTSVKSGAFYGWPYSYYGDHVDTRVEPRRPDLVQKAMAPDYALGAHTASLGLTFNTGNLFPPEMKDGAFIGQHGSWNRKPRAGYKVIFVPFRDGKPSGAPQDVLTGFLNDKGEAQGRPVGVRLDRQGALLVADDVGNTVWRVTPAAKSASR; encoded by the coding sequence ATGCGCAAGAACATCCTCCTGGCAATATGCGTCGCCGCACTGGCGCTGCCGCTTGCCGCCTGTAACGACCCCAAGGAAACTTCGACCAACACCGCGACCGTGGCGCAGAGCTACGGTCCTTCGCCCAATCTGCCGCCGCCGGAACATTCATGGATCCCGACGGTCGATATCGCTTCGGTCAGCCGCTGGCCGGATGGCGCCAAGCCGATCGCCGCCAATGGCATGACGGTCAGTGCCTTCGCGACCGGGCTCGCGCATCCGCGCACGGTCTATGTGCTGCCGAACGGCGACGTGCTGGTCGCCGAGAGCAACGCGCCGCCCAAGCCGGACGACGGCAAGGGCATCAAGGGTTTTGTCTACAGGCAGGCGCAGAAATGGGCGGGGGCCGGGGTTCCGAGCGCCAACCGCATCACGCTGCTGCGCGACGCTGACGGCGACGGGGTAGCTGAAACCCGCAGCGTGTTTCTCAGCAACCTGAATTCACCGTTCGGCATGGTGCTGGTCGGTGAAGATTTCTATGTCGCCGATACCGATGCGATCATGAAATTCCCCTATCACGAGGGCGACACCAAAATCAGCGTGCCGGGCGTCAAGCTTGCGGATCTCCCCGCCGGCACGCTCAATCACCATTGGACCAAGGACCTCACCGCAAGCCCGGACGGCACCAAGCTCTATGCAACGGTCGGCTCCAACAGCAATGTCGGCGAAAACGGGGTGGAGGCCGAGAAGGATCGCGCGGCGGTTCTGGAAGTCGACCGTGCCAGCGGCCAATGGCGCGTGTTCGCCTCGGGCCTGCGCAACCCGAACGGTCCATCATGGAATCCGAAGACCGGCGAGCTCTGGGTCGTCGTCAACGAGCGCGACGAACTCGGCAACGATCTCGTTCCCGATTACATGACCTCGGTGAAATCAGGCGCGTTCTATGGCTGGCCGTACAGCTATTACGGCGATCACGTCGACACGCGCGTCGAGCCGCGACGGCCCGACCTGGTGCAGAAGGCGATGGCCCCGGATTATGCGCTCGGCGCGCATACGGCTTCGCTTGGCCTTACCTTCAACACCGGCAATCTGTTTCCGCCCGAGATGAAAGATGGCGCCTTCATCGGCCAGCACGGCTCGTGGAATCGCAAGCCGCGCGCCGGCTACAAGGTGATCTTCGTTCCCTTCAGGGACGGCAAGCCTTCGGGTGCGCCGCAGGACGTGCTGACCGGCTTCCTCAACGACAAGGGCGAGGCGCAGGGCCGCCCCGTCGGCGTGCGGCTCGACAGGCAGGGCGCGCTGCTGGTCGCCGACGACGTCGGCAACACGGTGTGGCGCGTGACGCCGGCAGCGAAATCGGCATCGCGGTGA
- a CDS encoding SGNH/GDSL hydrolase family protein: MRPGSGAVLALSLLAGLAATGLARAEDAPQTCEVPPYLLSTESLLPKVADAVKNGRPLTILVVGSRSSTIAASADSAYPAQLQAALKEKLPSIPINLSVELQPGKSAEETDTTLVKLVEAKRPTLVIWQTGTVDAMRSVDPDDFRGAVGDGIAALQNAGTDVVLINLQYSPRTETMISVPPYLDNMRVAAQQHDVPLFDRFAIMRHWNDAGNFDLFSAVHGTDMAKRVHACLGRALSKFVLDAARLGQAQQN; encoded by the coding sequence ATGAGGCCCGGTTCTGGAGCCGTACTGGCCCTGTCCCTGCTCGCCGGCCTTGCGGCCACCGGTTTGGCGCGTGCCGAGGATGCCCCCCAGACCTGTGAGGTGCCGCCCTATCTCCTGAGCACCGAAAGCCTGCTGCCGAAGGTCGCCGACGCCGTCAAGAATGGCCGGCCGCTGACCATCCTCGTGGTGGGCAGCCGTTCCTCGACCATCGCCGCTTCAGCCGACAGCGCCTATCCCGCCCAATTGCAGGCCGCGCTGAAGGAGAAGCTGCCCTCGATCCCGATCAATCTATCCGTAGAACTACAGCCCGGGAAAAGCGCGGAGGAAACCGACACCACCCTCGTTAAGCTGGTGGAAGCAAAAAGGCCTACTTTGGTCATCTGGCAGACCGGAACCGTCGATGCTATGCGATCCGTCGATCCCGACGATTTTCGCGGCGCCGTCGGCGACGGGATTGCTGCGCTGCAAAACGCGGGGACCGATGTGGTTCTGATCAATCTGCAATACAGCCCGCGCACGGAGACGATGATTTCTGTGCCGCCATACCTAGATAATATGCGCGTGGCGGCGCAGCAGCACGATGTTCCGCTGTTCGACCGCTTCGCCATTATGCGTCACTGGAACGACGCCGGAAATTTTGACCTGTTCAGTGCCGTTCATGGCACCGACATGGCCAAACGTGTTCATGCCTGTCTCGGCCGCGCGCTGTCGAAATTTGTGCTCGATGCGGCCCGCCTCGGTCAGGCGCAGCAGAATTAG
- a CDS encoding 2'-deoxycytidine 5'-triphosphate deaminase, whose amino-acid sequence MPFTLPPDANGILPDRMIAAMADAGLILPEYPFVESQIQPASLDLRLGNIAYRVRASFLPGPGATVAERIDELKLHEIDLSDGAVLETNCVYIVPLLESLALPSSIVAAANPKSSTGRLDVFTRVIADGTRRFDMIGAGYHGPLYAEISPKTFPVLLREGSRLSQVRFRTGDAILDADELDALHGAERLVDIDDADLANGVALSVDLSGANTSGFVGYRAKRHTGVVDIDRRGGYAVGEFWEPIPARSDGSLILDPGEFYILASKEAVQVPPDYAAEMVPFDPLVGEFRVHYAGFFDPGFGYAGAGGKGARAVLEVRSREVPFILEHGQIVGRLVYEKMLSRPAAMYGQRIGSNYQAQGLKLSKHFRV is encoded by the coding sequence GTGCCGTTCACGCTTCCGCCCGACGCCAACGGGATTCTGCCGGACCGCATGATCGCGGCGATGGCGGATGCGGGCCTGATCCTGCCGGAATATCCCTTTGTCGAAAGCCAGATCCAGCCGGCGAGCCTCGATTTGCGGCTGGGCAACATCGCCTACCGGGTGCGCGCGAGTTTCCTGCCCGGTCCCGGCGCCACCGTTGCCGAGCGCATTGACGAGTTGAAGCTCCACGAGATCGACCTCTCGGACGGCGCGGTGCTGGAGACCAACTGCGTCTACATCGTGCCGTTGCTGGAGAGTCTCGCGCTGCCGTCGTCGATCGTGGCGGCCGCCAATCCGAAGAGCTCCACCGGGCGGCTTGACGTCTTCACCCGCGTGATCGCCGACGGCACCCGCCGCTTCGACATGATTGGCGCCGGCTATCACGGCCCGCTCTATGCCGAGATCAGTCCGAAGACGTTTCCTGTGTTGCTGCGCGAGGGCTCCCGGCTCTCTCAGGTGCGATTCCGCACCGGCGATGCCATCCTCGACGCCGACGAGCTCGACGCGCTGCACGGTGCTGAGCGGCTGGTCGATATCGACGACGCAGATTTGGCCAATGGCGTGGCGCTATCCGTCGATCTCTCCGGCGCGAACACATCAGGCTTCGTCGGTTACCGCGCCAAGCGCCACACCGGCGTGGTCGATATCGACCGCCGTGGCGGTTACGCCGTCGGCGAATTCTGGGAGCCGATTCCGGCTCGATCAGACGGCAGCCTTATCCTCGATCCCGGCGAATTCTACATCCTTGCCTCGAAGGAAGCCGTGCAGGTGCCGCCGGATTACGCCGCCGAAATGGTGCCGTTCGATCCGCTGGTTGGCGAATTTCGCGTGCATTACGCGGGATTTTTCGATCCCGGCTTCGGCTATGCCGGCGCCGGCGGGAAGGGCGCGCGCGCCGTACTCGAAGTGCGCTCGCGCGAGGTGCCGTTCATCCTCGAGCACGGCCAGATCGTCGGCCGGCTGGTGTACGAGAAAATGCTGTCGCGGCCCGCCGCCATGTATGGCCAGCGCATCGGCTCGAACTACCAGGCACAGGGCTTGAAGCTCAGCAAGCATTTCCGGGTGTAG